The proteins below are encoded in one region of Campylobacter rectus:
- a CDS encoding glycosyltransferase family 2 protein: protein MLSVVILTLNSEKYLAEVLRSCEFADEVVVVDSGSQDATEQICSEFKNVKFHKQKWLGFSAQKQLGVDLARNHWVFVLDSDEVILEPLREEILQVLQRPGFCAYEVARANIFFGKEVRTMGLYPDYTVRLFDKTRAEFDGREIHEKVVLKSVAKTDEQTSADAANLTTAKNQIGRLKNHFKHYAYGSIEQFIAKQNRYSSLGAKGAKSSKFKAVLNPAWTFFKLFFLKGGWREGWRGYVIARLYSQYTFWKYVK, encoded by the coding sequence ATGCTAAGCGTCGTAATCCTCACGCTTAACAGCGAAAAATACCTCGCCGAGGTGCTAAGAAGCTGCGAATTCGCAGACGAAGTCGTCGTCGTCGATAGCGGCTCGCAGGACGCTACTGAGCAAATTTGCTCTGAGTTTAAAAACGTCAAATTTCACAAGCAAAAATGGCTGGGATTTAGCGCACAAAAGCAGCTGGGCGTCGATCTAGCGCGTAATCACTGGGTTTTCGTGCTAGATAGCGACGAGGTGATTTTAGAGCCTTTGCGAGAGGAAATTTTGCAGGTTTTGCAGCGTCCTGGGTTTTGCGCATACGAGGTGGCTCGCGCAAATATCTTTTTCGGCAAAGAAGTGCGCACTATGGGGCTTTACCCAGACTACACGGTTAGGCTGTTTGACAAGACGCGGGCGGAGTTTGACGGGCGCGAGATACACGAAAAGGTCGTTTTAAAAAGCGTGGCCAAAACGGACGAACAAACCTCGGCGGACGCAGCAAATTTAACCACCGCTAAAAATCAAATCGGCAGGCTAAAAAACCACTTCAAACACTACGCATATGGTAGCATCGAGCAGTTTATCGCCAAGCAAAATCGTTACTCGAGCCTCGGTGCAAAGGGCGCAAAATCAAGTAAATTTAAAGCCGTTTTAAATCCCGCGTGGACGTTTTTTAAGCTATTTTTCCTAAAGGGCGGCTGGCGCGAGGGCTGGCGCGGCTACGTGATAGCAAGGCTTTACTCGCAATATACATTTTGGAAGTACGTAAAATGA
- a CDS encoding tripartite tricarboxylate transporter TctB family protein: protein MGMIILFVYIIPYLAVSTIVMVITAKYTNKIWIRGIVVAALFLIPTYDIIITNILGAYYCATAPKAFVKQTVEYPQSIYFEDNEQPFTKEDAERMKRNYLDGIHLKTLALNLSDGNVIIFSFDENSSKFKEYLKIMKEYNEAKASYKALQEELHKRLENGEIKYKSDEHSKYTSNISAQEKLMFELSSESSNIRNKIITQKINQKSDMPKISYTVIDNEIKLNKFVANFLYSSENIIIKNDTKEVIGHKISCMKLFYNILPDSVGERYFSAKICGEDGVLYEKIFSVDKWRLWNVIDHEISLSHFLYKKYSKKE, encoded by the coding sequence GGCAGTTAGCACTATAGTTATGGTCATTACCGCAAAATACACTAATAAAATTTGGATCAGAGGTATCGTAGTGGCCGCGCTATTTCTAATCCCTACTTACGATATCATTATTACAAATATACTTGGGGCGTATTATTGCGCTACCGCTCCAAAAGCCTTTGTAAAACAGACCGTAGAGTATCCGCAGAGTATTTATTTTGAAGATAATGAACAGCCCTTTACAAAAGAAGATGCGGAGCGGATGAAGAGAAACTATCTAGATGGCATTCATTTAAAAACTTTAGCTTTAAATTTATCCGACGGAAACGTGATCATTTTTTCATTTGATGAAAATTCTAGCAAATTTAAAGAATATCTAAAAATTATGAAAGAGTATAATGAAGCTAAAGCTTCCTATAAAGCTTTACAAGAAGAACTTCATAAAAGGCTTGAAAACGGGGAAATAAAATATAAATCTGATGAACATAGTAAATACACGAGTAATATTAGCGCTCAAGAAAAGTTAATGTTCGAGCTTTCGAGCGAATCTAGTAATATTAGAAACAAGATAATTACGCAAAAGATAAACCAAAAGAGCGATATGCCAAAGATAAGCTACACAGTTATAGATAATGAAATCAAATTGAATAAATTTGTTGCCAATTTTCTATATTCTAGTGAAAATATTATTATCAAAAACGATACAAAAGAAGTAATCGGTCATAAAATATCATGCATGAAACTGTTTTACAATATATTGCCTGATTCTGTAGGGGAGAGATATTTTTCAGCCAAGATATGTGGCGAAGACGGTGTACTATATGAGAAGATATTTAGTGTAGATAAATGGCGCCTATGGAACGTGATTGATCACGAGATTAGTCTTAGTCATTTTTTATACAAAAAATACTCAAAAAAAGAATGA
- the rfaQ gene encoding putative lipopolysaccharide heptosyltransferase III has translation MKDKKIKILVMKFRNIGDVLLTTPLIENLRRIYPDAQIDFALNKGTEAMIEGNPNIQNIHIYDRANIKEVGFLKRLWRELKFIRAIKKQKYDIAVQTTTGDRGIIVAKYAKIKTIVGFEGKNKAVNKIITHKAPKIGGLRHTVDRNLDALAALGFEPSGKRVSVYFDPDCISHLNLPPKFIHVHLTSRWMFKCADDETMAAIIDFCEGLGVRVVLTADNNDAELKKLDDVLALCSSSPVNLGGKLTLKQTAALSKRSVMFIGVDTAIMHLAAANDVPVIALFGPSGAFEWGPWDNDLNENGYTQRNGNQTMGKHAVFQKDWGFVPCDKEGMIKHGVERTLMRFEGEELEAIKSKIRENLERG, from the coding sequence ATGAAAGATAAAAAAATCAAAATCCTCGTTATGAAATTTAGAAACATCGGCGACGTGTTGCTCACGACTCCGCTCATCGAAAACCTGCGCCGTATCTACCCCGACGCGCAGATAGATTTCGCGCTAAACAAGGGTACCGAGGCGATGATCGAGGGCAACCCGAACATCCAAAACATCCATATCTACGACCGCGCAAATATAAAAGAGGTCGGCTTTCTCAAACGACTTTGGCGCGAGCTAAAGTTTATCCGCGCTATCAAAAAGCAAAAGTACGACATCGCCGTGCAGACCACGACTGGCGACCGCGGCATCATCGTCGCCAAATACGCAAAGATAAAAACCATCGTGGGCTTTGAGGGCAAAAACAAAGCCGTAAATAAAATAATCACGCACAAAGCCCCTAAAATAGGCGGCCTGCGCCACACCGTGGATAGAAATCTAGATGCCCTGGCCGCGCTTGGATTTGAGCCTAGCGGCAAGCGAGTGAGCGTGTACTTCGATCCGGACTGCATCAGCCATCTAAATTTGCCGCCTAAATTTATCCACGTGCACCTAACTAGCCGATGGATGTTTAAGTGCGCGGACGATGAAACTATGGCCGCGATAATCGACTTTTGCGAGGGGCTGGGCGTGCGCGTAGTGCTGACGGCAGATAACAACGACGCTGAGCTAAAAAAGCTAGACGACGTGCTGGCGCTATGCTCCTCTAGTCCCGTAAATCTGGGCGGCAAACTCACCCTAAAGCAAACCGCCGCGCTCTCAAAGCGCTCCGTGATGTTTATCGGCGTGGATACGGCGATCATGCACCTAGCCGCGGCCAACGACGTGCCCGTGATCGCGCTGTTTGGGCCTAGCGGGGCGTTTGAGTGGGGACCGTGGGATAACGATCTAAACGAAAACGGCTACACGCAGCGTAACGGCAACCAAACTATGGGCAAGCACGCGGTATTTCAAAAAGACTGGGGCTTCGTACCGTGCGACAAAGAGGGGATGATAAAGCACGGCGTGGAGCGAACGCTGATGAGATTTGAGGGCGAGGAGCTAGAGGCGATAAAGAGCAAAATCAGGGAAAATTTGGAGCGGGGTTAG